ATGACGAGCAGaacagctctgacagacagaagagagaggggatCGATGAAGAGCATCGGCagtaaaacacaaatcaaaagcTCAAGCAAAGTCAGCAGAAGGAGTGAGATGACCAGTTGATGTAgaactgtgttttcatgtctACAGTAATGTAAGTTTGTTGGGTGTTAAAGTTCATGTTGACCTTGGAAAAAGCTCAAAAATGAAGCTTGTATAAAGATCTTTCCATCAACATTTAAGAATGTTTGACTCTTACATTTGAGTTTGCGTAATTTTGCATTAAGAGTTTCATTGTACAAAACTCTTCATGCAAAATGCTGTATGCAACAAattgtgcacttttttttttgtaaatgagGTAACCAAGTGTACTTGAGCATCAGAGCTGAGTCTGTCTGGAATCTCTGGAATGTTATcaatgatgcattttaaaataaaatggttTCAGTCAAATTATGCTGTCAGGCGGGAAGTAATACCAGTCAAAATGCCGTGTGCAATGGTTTTATATGCAACTTTCTCACATGTAGGTGATACAAATGGTTATTATGAAAGATTGTCAATTTAGGAAGAACTTTTTTAAGTGATGAAGAGTATGGATTCTTTATGATAttctacattttatttatgaaatacagtaaatataatgCTTCAGAGAGAATCTGACTTTCCTACTGTAATCCTACGTATCATGCAGGGCAAAATGTTCCATGCATTTTCATGACAAGCAGCCACTTGATTCTGGCCTGCTCTGTGTTGTCAGAAACTGTTCTACAGGTTTTCTTACTGCCTTCAAGTGCAGACAATGATCACCAATTATGCTGCAATGCTACTCATCTGGGAAATGCAGTTAAAGCAGTGAAACATGTTAAGACGTACTTTGTAGCTGTTTAATTTGTCTGTGATTTGCATACATAAGGATTAAGAAATAATCTCGTTTATTAGGTTGAATCATCAACTCGGTGTGAGATACCTTTGGTTGGTGAGAGTGTCCTTTGAcatataatagtaaaaataaggaGGGATCCCTCCCATGGACTGTATAAACCCATCCCCAGCCCACCCCACATTCAGGGTTTCAGATTCAGTaactatttacatttattttgaaaaacctGTACCTGTAcatgaatatttacatttcatgaTACTTTACACTTCTACTGCACTATATCTCAAAGGGAAATATTAAATCTGTTTACTCCACTAGAATAATGTGAgagctgttgttgtttcctTGTGTTATATTCAGTTAAAATCAAGCAAACATTGAAATGTAGTATTCACTTTAGaaaatgcatgcttttattattattaacttaGATTTTTCTAGGATTTTACTTGTTGGAAAGTATTGTTACCAGCTTTTGCTAATTTTAGCCTCCTAGAGCTAACAGTAACGAAAACAGGGCCACAGTTGGCTAATTCCGGGTAGCCATGTTTTGCGCAAACACGGGTTACACAGGTTTGTTCAAGACTCAGTTGTGGCCTTCTTGGCTCCAGCTTCACACCGCCCCTGTACTGTCCCTTTAACACGAGCACGTGGTGCAGTAAAACATCCGGTTTTCAGATAATGGAAATAACAATGCAGCAGTGTGCTAACACTCGGCTTTGACGCACGGAGACTTGCCAAACTGATTACGCTTTCTTGCGTTGTTCCCATGTTGCTGAAGTCCGGAGGTACGTCGCGCGGCCCGTCGACGCGTGAAGCCACTGTTTGGTCTCGCGGACAGTAACGCTGTTTGTTTGTCGACAGATGGACGCTGGCAGCCTGGTCTCGTGCAGAGAGGATATTTCTACGCTGTTTCCCGAGCAAACGCCGGGTGCCAAGTATAAAGTAGGCTTTTGAGatgaggtggggggggggtctacTGCAGTTACCCTTCTTACATTAATGTCACCTACTCACACCTATTGTCCTTTGTTAGGATTTAAGCAGCCAGTTTTCCTCCGTGAGACATGTGCGCGGGGACGGAAACTGCTTCTACAGAGCCCTCTGCTTCGCACACTTGGAGTCAATCCTGCACAATGCACGAGCTTTACAGAGGTCAGTTATCGCCATTACTGCCATTCGTCCAAACTGGAAGTCTTTTCAACTTTAAGGTGGTCTTATTGGTTTCACTTTCAGATTTAAGGAGACAGTTATTCAAACCTGCAAAGACTTTTCTTCTGCGGGATTTGATGAGAGTTCCTTCAAGCACCATCTGAACACAGTAGGATAATAATGCTCCTTTTACAGTTCAAGTCTCAGGTAGCATTAGGTGTCTAATAAGCCTGGAAAAGAACATGatgttcattaaaataaatgaaatgctCAGACAATAAGGGGAATATATTGTATGGAATGAACCATTCAGAAAATACTGTGTCAAGCAATAAAGGTGGAAGCAAAAGTTTTGACTAAGTGATCTATTTGTAAAACACCCCCAAAACTCTAGCCTGGGTGATACATGGTCCCTACAAAGGAAGCCTGTTAATACAGAATAAATCAAGTTATCTTAATAACTTGGCTAAATGGGAATGTGTGTACGGTGGGtgtcagcttcagctgcagagtttCAAACACATCTTCTGGATAGAAAAGTCATTTTCCCACTGTACTTTGAATGTATTTGAATCTAACATTTCATTAGACTTCTATGCAAATTTAAAGCACCAGTATATTTTATATATGGAAATAGAACAGCTGAAAACCTCATCTTGAGGGGAGCAAACTAAAATAGGAAGAGCACAAACTCCTGTGTGAGTATCTCCTTACTCCTGTGCTCTCGGTTAAGGGTGATTTGTCTGCTACTAGATGTCACTGCTTAATAAAAAGGTGGCTACCTAAtggtttctgttctgttgaagGTCGTAAATGTGGTGGAGCAGTGCCAGACTGATGAGCAGGAGGACCGACTGCTCCAGCTCTTCAATGAGCAGGTGACCTCTGATAGTGTGGTGCAGTACCTGAGGCTGCTCACTTCAGCACACCTGCAGAACCACGCTGACTTCTTCTGCAACTTTGTGGAGGCGCCTAATCTGCAAGTCTACTGCCATCAAGTTAGTAACAAGAAGTGATGTAAAGtgctgctgccatctagtgAAAAAGTAGTAGATTATCTTCAACTGTCCAAGTGAAAAAGGGTAAATGAAGCATCTGTCGGGTTTGGTAATGTCTTTGTTCTCTTCCTTCAGGAAGTGGAGGCCATGGCGATGGAGTGTGATCATGTGGACATCTTAGCTCTGTCACAGGCCCTGGATATCTGCATCCACATCGTCTCCATGGAGGGCGATGAGCAGCAGTTGGCTCACCACGTCATTCCAGAGGGTGCTGAACCCTCCTTGCACCTCCTCTACCAAACATCACATTATAACATTCTCTACCCGCGACCTCAACACTGACCAGGGATCCAGCAGGATCAGCTCAACTCAGGAATACTGACTTTGGTTGAATAAAATCTCACTGGGGCTTTAAGACACTTATGAAAAGAGATTTTTATAAAATCTTGCAGTGTACAGCGAGTCAACATCAGGAAATACAATTTTTGCACATTGTGCAATAAGTATTTCAATGAATTGCAGGAATTTATGTAAAAAATTACAGAAATCAACAATTACAGAAATCCTGTCAAAGAGGACCCTTTTTAAACACTCATTTCTATTCAaaggtcactgctgctgttttttcttccgCTTTTTCTGCAATGGCgaaacacatttctttgtattttgtttcttctcctGTATTGAAACTCTAGTCAGGGCACTTTCCATCCCTGCTAGGGGCATGTGAGGCACGGAGAGCTTTCCCATCTGAGTGGGGTACTTGGTCTTTATCTTATTCTTGAATACAGGCTGGGAGATCAAATGCTTCAAATGCTTTTTCATCCCCTTCACCAtcttctgctgctctctgtcatCTTCCTCGTCCTTTGCTTTGCCTGTGGACATAGTTAACGGTATATTTGGTTGTctgtatttgaatgtttttgaataaaCTGGACATGTTACGTCAAATTATGTGTTACCAAGTAAAAGATCCTCATCCAGGTCCACCTCCAGggcctctgctgcctgtctgaaCCAGGAGTTGTGGTGCTTCTCCCTGCTGTTGTGGAACTCAATCTTCTCTATCTGTCTGGCCAACTTCACCCGCTCCTGTAGAGGAACACACTCGACAGTAAACTATCAAAAATAATCCCTTTCAATGTCACATAAAGGCATGACCTGATGCTGGATCTCACCTTGATTGCTTCCAAGCATTTGGTCTCTATGGGGAACATGGGAAGCTCCTCATCCTTCCCAAGAGTCTTGTATATCCTCTTGAAGTTCATCATGTCGTCCGGGCCTATGAGCAACAAGCTGAGACCCTCTTTGGTAGCTCTTGCTGTTCTGCCACTCCGATGGACGTAAGTCTCAGATGTCCTGGGAACCTGATGTCCACAGGAGAAGATTATTAGAAATAATTTGACCAAGTTCCAGTGAGGCCCTCTTTATGCATATGCTGCAGGAAAATGTCTAGATCAGCCTAGTCCAATACATTactacagtaaacacagttatGTAGCTGTAAGTAACTAAAGCATCTCCTGCACTACAGCTCCGTCGTGCATAACGGTCTGTGTCACAGTTCTCTAGTGCCTTTGTTGACAATACTCAGGTCATTAGGACACAAGTGCTGTCAGTCACAAGTAATAAATGCAGTCAACAAGCTCACCTGGTAGTGAATAACATGTTGGACGTTGGGGATGTCGAGTCCTCTCGCTGCCACATCAGTAGTCAGCAGTACACAACTGTGAATGAGATGCACATATTTTACTTCTTTTTGAATTTGAGTTGATAGACGAGAAATGccaaataatgacattttttaaagtaagtactaacaaaaaaaagatgtgaatgGCACCAACTATGACACAAACACgaactagaaaaaaaaaaccctggaCTCTACATGACCAAATGAATATTCTGACCTTAAAATAAGTACATCTCAATGTATTCAATGATTATGAATCTCTTGTTTTTAACTTCCAGTGTTTAAGTTTTACCAAGGGAGACGTTACCAAGATGGCAGCAACACAATTCCACGTACAAACAAAGTGCATGTGAGTTGTTTCTCCACTCTCTGCTTTAAGGAGTGAATTCTCAGAAATTGAAAATCTTGCACTATTGAGAGGATTTACTTCAACTTGCAAAACTACTGCGGTTGCAAACTTGTAAATTACAGAACATAATCTGTAAATATGTATTAGGATAAAACTGTCAAATGATGGAACTAGCCATGggaaacacaacatgcataCCAGATGAGTCTTAATCCCTTAGTAGCACCAAACaggtttttacatttcatcatAGGGACACAATTACGAGATTAAGTCCCAACCTAATGTAAATACCTTCAGACCGTGGCTACAAGTATGTGCAACTCACTTGTCCCTTTCGGCAAACCGCTCCAGGTTTTTGAGCCGTTGTTTCTGGTGCATGTTGGCGTGAAGAGGCAGTGGAGTGCTGTCCAAGATAACCAGCAGGGAGTTCAGTCTCTTGATACAGTCTATACTGTTGGCAAACACCATGGTGCGGCCAGGATACTGCAGCAAGAAGTAATAAAGGTAGAAGTCCTTATCCTCCTTCTGACAGTGGATTCGTGTCTCAGTCAGCGTCTCCACAGTTGCCTCCTTCCTGGTCAAGTCAATGATTTTGGGTTTGGACTTGATCCCCACTTTCTCCATGAGAAGTTCCAGCCTGCTCCTCTGGTccagattcttcttcttcctctgcaggacgCGGGCGGGCATGCTGTGAACCATGGTCAGTGTGGCCGAGAACACGAATGTTTGCCTCGTGGGGTTGAAGTGCACGGTGTTCAGCATCTCCAGCAGACTGTCCAGCTCTGCAAAGTGGCCTCTCTCTACCATGCGATCTGCCTCATCGATGACCAGGCACCTGTACAACGACCAACAGGAAGGCAGCAGGAAAATCAAACAGACAAGCCTCTGTTCAGAATCGATGCCACTGAAACACTTCACACATGAAACCCCTGACACTTCTGCCACATGCTGCTGATCCCCTCCCCTCTTTTTGAAGTCCAAGAAGTTAAACTGGGTGTGCAGACAGGTGGGGATGAACACACTGtatgtttcttgtttcttgttttgtaaTAAAACATGTGATCTGTGATTTTGCACGTTTGCCATATCTTGAGCTCTGAAAGATACAGACCGCATCACCCAGTGACATAGGAAGCGGTGTGAACTGTGACATACCTGACTTGTCTCAGGTTCAGCAGATGTGGATGCCTCTCCTTGATCAAGTCCCACAAACGTCCCGGAGTGGCAATAATGATCTCTGGTCTTCGCTTTAGCATCcgtctttgtttctgctgtgccATTCCGCCCACGACTATCGCTGTTTTGATGTCTGCACAATGGTCACACcttcagcatgttgacattgtaTAATTCTGcttaattaattacaaaagaCCTAACATGAAACTTTCATGACTTACCTGTGAACTTTGCGACAGCATCGATATGGTGTTTGACCTGAACAGCCAGCTCTCTGGTGGGAGTGAGCACCAGTCCGAGCAGAGGCTGATCCTGACTACCAGCCggttttcctcctgtttcagcAGTCGGAT
This window of the Chaetodon auriga isolate fChaAug3 chromosome 14, fChaAug3.hap1, whole genome shotgun sequence genome carries:
- the ddx24 gene encoding ATP-dependent RNA helicase DDX24 — its product is MKTKKLKPNNKRLPPGLQKHAKQSIHVKGKWKAVELDPSLFSEEGLEGLVCFEELTNYRMIDSEKAAAKAAKELQKEKKKKAKKRKAGEGEEAGEKADLQSKEGEKTAEPAKKKAKKKKKNKKQAAKESVQPDDISGEGTLEDVAAGEEGGEDEKAKEDASEPDAKSKPAKKSKRKKKTKQKQQMEKDTVPQEQPKQESSSQLQALEKEKSTQDKVTKPPKKQQKNWTNAALSGSHDKNADVSAWKDLFVPSPVLKALSSLGFGSPTPIQALALPPAIRDRMDILGAAETGSGKTLAFGIPMIHTILEWRNGTDKATDDKTKATTQVESLYLPAVDESTKSGQALESTDKEDTMEAEDCESITEQDQTDTDEHGSEDEHDVDEHDDDERLGCVQVIENAEFDFDPTAETGGKPAGSQDQPLLGLVLTPTRELAVQVKHHIDAVAKFTDIKTAIVVGGMAQQKQRRMLKRRPEIIIATPGRLWDLIKERHPHLLNLRQVRCLVIDEADRMVERGHFAELDSLLEMLNTVHFNPTRQTFVFSATLTMVHSMPARVLQRKKKNLDQRSRLELLMEKVGIKSKPKIIDLTRKEATVETLTETRIHCQKEDKDFYLYYFLLQYPGRTMVFANSIDCIKRLNSLLVILDSTPLPLHANMHQKQRLKNLERFAERDNCVLLTTDVAARGLDIPNVQHVIHYQVPRTSETYVHRSGRTARATKEGLSLLLIGPDDMMNFKRIYKTLGKDEELPMFPIETKCLEAIKERVKLARQIEKIEFHNSREKHHNSWFRQAAEALEVDLDEDLLLGKAKDEEDDREQQKMVKGMKKHLKHLISQPVFKNKIKTKYPTQMGKLSVPHMPLAGMESALTRVSIQEKKQNTKKCVSPLQKKRKKKQQQ
- the LOC143331514 gene encoding ubiquitin thioesterase OTUB2-like; translated protein: MDAGSLVSCREDISTLFPEQTPGAKYKDLSSQFSSVRHVRGDGNCFYRALCFAHLESILHNARALQRFKETVIQTCKDFSSAGFDESSFKHHLNTVVNVVEQCQTDEQEDRLLQLFNEQVTSDSVVQYLRLLTSAHLQNHADFFCNFVEAPNLQVYCHQEVEAMAMECDHVDILALSQALDICIHIVSMEGDEQQLAHHVIPEGAEPSLHLLYQTSHYNILYPRPQH